The following proteins come from a genomic window of Nitrospirota bacterium:
- a CDS encoding sigma-54 dependent transcriptional regulator, which yields MADSQVLIIDDEAGIRESLADILTDEGYRVVTARSGEEALSHAGERLPDVVVLDVWLPSMDGLDVLERIKGLSAELPVIMISGHGTIETAVRATRMGAYDFLEKPLSLEKVVLTVGRALERRSLEEENRQLRESLQKKCLLVGESAAMQAVRSQVAMAARSNSRVLITGESGVGKEIVARLLHEQGPRARAPFVAVNCAAIPQELIESELFGHEKGSFTGAFEQKKGKFETADGGTLLLDEIADMSFQTQAKLLRVLENQQFQRVGGSRSIQVDVRVIAATNKDLEERIRKEEFRADLYFRLNVIPIHVPPLRERKEDIPLLVEHFLGTLAAEYGQAPKKVSREAVRKLMEHDWPGNIRELRNLIERLVIMTPAETISAEGLTLGEGEAEEADYYRLSSLRDAREAFEKDFISRKLKDYGWNVSRTAEAMGIERSNLHRKIKAFGIRLPGAA from the coding sequence ATGGCGGATTCGCAGGTTCTGATAATCGACGACGAGGCGGGCATCAGGGAGAGCCTCGCCGATATCCTCACGGACGAGGGCTACCGCGTCGTGACCGCCCGGAGCGGCGAGGAGGCCCTCTCTCACGCGGGGGAGAGGCTGCCCGACGTGGTGGTCCTTGACGTCTGGCTGCCCAGCATGGACGGCCTGGACGTGCTTGAGCGCATCAAGGGGCTCTCGGCGGAGCTGCCGGTCATCATGATATCGGGACACGGCACCATCGAGACCGCCGTCAGGGCGACCCGGATGGGGGCCTACGACTTCCTGGAGAAGCCCCTCTCCCTGGAGAAGGTCGTCCTCACGGTGGGGAGGGCCTTGGAGAGGCGGAGCCTGGAGGAGGAAAACCGCCAGCTCAGGGAGAGCCTCCAGAAGAAGTGCCTCCTGGTGGGGGAGAGCGCCGCCATGCAGGCCGTCAGAAGCCAGGTGGCCATGGCCGCCAGGAGCAACAGCCGGGTCCTCATCACCGGGGAGAGCGGCGTGGGCAAGGAAATCGTGGCCCGCCTGCTGCACGAGCAGGGCCCGCGGGCCCGCGCCCCTTTCGTCGCGGTCAACTGCGCGGCCATCCCTCAGGAGCTCATCGAGAGCGAGCTGTTCGGCCACGAGAAGGGCTCCTTCACCGGCGCGTTCGAGCAGAAGAAGGGGAAGTTCGAGACGGCCGACGGGGGGACGCTCCTTCTGGACGAGATAGCAGACATGTCCTTTCAGACCCAGGCGAAGCTCCTCCGGGTCCTGGAGAACCAGCAGTTTCAGCGTGTGGGGGGCTCCCGGAGCATCCAGGTGGACGTCCGGGTCATCGCGGCCACCAACAAGGACCTGGAGGAGCGCATCAGGAAGGAGGAGTTCCGGGCGGACCTGTATTTCAGGCTCAACGTCATCCCCATCCACGTCCCGCCGCTGAGGGAGAGGAAGGAGGACATCCCCCTTCTGGTGGAGCATTTCCTGGGCACGCTGGCCGCCGAATACGGGCAGGCCCCCAAGAAGGTCTCCCGCGAGGCGGTGCGAAAGTTGATGGAGCACGACTGGCCGGGAAACATCAGGGAGCTCAGGAACCTCATCGAGAGGCTGGTCATCATGACCCCCGCCGAGACCATCAGCGCCGAGGGGCTCACGCTGGGAGAGGGAGAGGCAGAGGAGGCGGACTACTATCGGCTCTCGTCCCTGAGGGACGCCCGGGAGGCCTTCGAGAAGGACTTCATCAGCCGGAAGCTCAAGGACTACGGCTGGAACGTCTCGCGGACCGCCGAGGCCATGGGCATCGAGAGGAGCAACCTGCACCGGAAGATAAAGGCCTTCGGGATACGGCTGCCCGGGGCGGCCTGA